The following are encoded together in the Pseudoalteromonas piscicida genome:
- a CDS encoding DUF2333 family protein, with protein MGNHTGKIISGIIAVILLGYVIAVYWSVEPDQFDVVAAAKADAQKNGNTLVTGYVTTHTLIKVTDTLLNKPGGYLSNDMMPPSVMMDNMPAWEYGVLEMTRDLTLSMRKDFSRSQSQSTEHPSLKLAQPQFNISSTAWMWPSAEGEYQKGNDLLRQYLTQISDNSNRDSQFYARADNLRSWLKEAEKRMGSLSQRLSASVGQDRLNTDLAGDSAADQATVTPSHNMVKTSWWQIDDVFYEARGATWALLHYMKAVEHDFRPVLEKKNALVSLQQIIRELEATQETVWSPMVLNGSGFGLVANHSLVMANYISRANAALIELSELLAQG; from the coding sequence ATGGGAAATCATACGGGAAAAATCATCTCTGGCATTATCGCTGTCATACTTCTGGGTTATGTTATAGCCGTGTATTGGAGTGTGGAACCGGACCAGTTTGACGTCGTCGCGGCCGCAAAAGCGGATGCCCAGAAAAATGGCAATACATTAGTCACTGGATATGTGACGACACATACCTTGATTAAAGTGACGGATACGCTGCTGAATAAGCCGGGTGGTTACTTGTCGAATGACATGATGCCACCGAGCGTAATGATGGATAACATGCCAGCTTGGGAATACGGCGTGCTTGAGATGACACGAGATCTTACGCTTTCGATGCGTAAAGACTTTAGTCGTTCACAATCTCAATCGACTGAACACCCAAGTTTAAAACTAGCCCAGCCACAGTTTAATATCAGTTCAACAGCGTGGATGTGGCCAAGTGCAGAAGGTGAATATCAAAAAGGTAACGACTTACTACGTCAGTATTTAACTCAAATTTCTGATAATAGTAACCGCGACAGTCAGTTTTATGCGCGAGCGGATAACTTAAGATCTTGGCTAAAAGAGGCCGAAAAGCGCATGGGCAGTTTAAGTCAAAGATTAAGTGCAAGCGTAGGTCAAGACAGATTAAATACAGATTTGGCTGGAGATTCGGCAGCGGATCAAGCAACTGTGACACCAAGCCATAATATGGTGAAAACCTCTTGGTGGCAGATTGATGATGTATTTTACGAGGCCAGAGGCGCGACGTGGGCTTTGCTACATTACATGAAAGCAGTTGAGCATGACTTTAGGCCTGTGCTTGAAAAGAAAAATGCATTGGTCAGTCTGCAGCAGATCATCAGAGAGTTAGAAGCGACACAGGAAACCGTATGGAGTCCTATGGTACTAAACGGTAGCGGCTTTGGTTTAGTCGCGAATCACTCGCTGGTGATGGCAAATTATATTTCGCGAGCCAATGCGGCTCTCATCGAACTTAGTGAACTTTTAGCGCAAGGATAA
- a CDS encoding TIGR04219 family outer membrane beta-barrel protein, protein MKKHFLAAALSLACLAPAAHADTVLGLYVGAEGWDTETEGSFAEKGNMQTFNFDDETFTSFYAALEHPVPLVPNIKLRYTELELNGQTTLTESFDFGGQVYTVGTDATTNADLNHIDYTLYYEVLDNDLLTLDFGVNFKQFDGSIMVSGTANGQTRTEEVEFSGFVPLGYLRGEVGLPLTGLSVFAEGSMLAIDDSKIQDYQIGIAYEFIDNMAVDVAVKVGYRSMVLELDDIDDIYTDLDVSGPFAGIQLHF, encoded by the coding sequence ATGAAAAAACACTTTTTAGCGGCGGCATTATCTCTCGCTTGTTTAGCACCTGCTGCACACGCAGATACGGTACTCGGGCTTTATGTCGGTGCAGAAGGGTGGGATACCGAAACCGAGGGTAGCTTTGCTGAAAAAGGCAATATGCAAACCTTTAACTTTGACGACGAAACTTTTACTAGTTTCTATGCGGCACTTGAGCATCCAGTGCCGTTAGTGCCAAATATCAAGCTACGCTACACCGAGCTAGAGTTGAATGGTCAGACGACGTTAACAGAGTCTTTTGACTTTGGCGGCCAAGTTTATACGGTAGGTACTGATGCGACAACAAACGCAGATCTAAACCACATAGACTACACATTGTACTACGAAGTGTTAGACAATGACTTGTTGACGTTAGACTTTGGTGTGAATTTTAAGCAGTTTGACGGCTCTATCATGGTAAGCGGTACTGCAAATGGTCAAACACGCACAGAAGAAGTTGAATTCTCTGGCTTTGTTCCACTGGGTTATTTACGTGGTGAAGTTGGTTTACCACTTACTGGGCTCAGTGTTTTTGCTGAGGGCAGCATGCTTGCAATTGATGACAGCAAAATCCAAGATTATCAAATCGGTATCGCTTATGAGTTTATCGATAATATGGCTGTCGACGTTGCGGTAAAAGTGGGCTATCGCTCTATGGTACTTGAGCTAGATGATATTGACGATATCTACACTGATTTGGATGTTTCTGGTCCATTTGCAGGGATCCAACTACATTTCTAA